One Desulfobulbus oligotrophicus DNA segment encodes these proteins:
- a CDS encoding endonuclease III domain-containing protein: protein MRTAERLSIMYDRLLSEFGPQHWWPADSALEVAVGAILTQNTSWSNVERAIANLKTAGLMSLEALSSLPTGLLAEYIRPSGYYNVKAGRLHNLLALINEHHNGSLDDFLDQPLPLLRTELLSVKGIGRETADTILLYAAHLPIFVVDAYTHRILVRHEVVDPEYDYESIQELFMDHLPNDPALFNEYHALLVCAGKKYCKKSKPDCSACPLEGV from the coding sequence ATGCGTACTGCCGAACGGCTGTCAATCATGTACGATCGTCTGTTATCGGAGTTCGGGCCACAGCACTGGTGGCCTGCTGACTCGGCATTGGAGGTGGCGGTCGGCGCTATCCTCACGCAAAATACCAGTTGGAGCAATGTTGAACGAGCGATTGCCAATCTGAAAACTGCCGGTCTGATGTCCCTGGAGGCTTTATCGTCACTGCCCACCGGGTTGTTGGCCGAGTATATCCGTCCCAGCGGCTACTATAACGTTAAAGCCGGTCGGCTGCATAATCTGCTGGCCTTGATCAATGAGCACCATAACGGCAGTCTTGACGACTTTCTTGATCAGCCGCTGCCTCTGCTTCGCACAGAACTTCTCTCGGTCAAAGGTATCGGCAGGGAGACCGCTGATACCATACTGCTGTATGCCGCACATCTTCCCATCTTTGTGGTTGACGCCTATACTCACCGTATTCTGGTGCGTCATGAAGTCGTTGATCCTGAGTATGATTACGAAAGTATACAGGAGTTGTTCATGGATCATCTGCCCAATGATCCTGCCCTGTTTAATGAATACCATGCCCTGTTGGTGTGTGCAGGGAAGAAGTACTGCAAAAAAAGTAAACCCGATTGCAGCGCCTGTCCCCTGGAAGGGGTCTGA
- a CDS encoding IscA/HesB family protein: MFEVTALAVNNLKAYLEQNNISSAIRIALMQGGCSGPSLGLALDEPKDSDKVYEDDGLKFLVDNDLQEQCGAVKVDFIEAGYRSGFSITSANSLGGGGCNTGSCGCSCG, encoded by the coding sequence ATGTTTGAAGTAACAGCCCTTGCTGTCAACAATCTGAAAGCTTATCTGGAGCAGAACAACATCAGTTCTGCAATTCGCATCGCACTGATGCAGGGCGGCTGCAGTGGCCCATCTCTTGGGCTGGCTCTGGATGAACCAAAGGATAGCGACAAAGTGTACGAGGATGACGGCTTGAAGTTTCTGGTTGACAATGATCTGCAGGAACAGTGCGGAGCCGTCAAGGTTGATTTCATTGAAGCCGGATACCGGTCCGGATTCTCCATCACCTCCGCCAACTCACTGGGTGGAGGCGGCTGTAATACTGGATCCTGTGGATGTTCTTGCGGTTGA
- a CDS encoding 6-phosphofructokinase, producing the protein MRKKLLISTGGGDAPGLNAVIFAVVTSATRKGWEVYGSRAGYGGLLDRDDLVRLIPEDVEGILSQGGTILGSTNKGNPFCKPVENLAGEIQIVDISDKILDNFNRMGFFCHIAVGGDGSLDIAHRFAQKGMPVIGVPKTIDNDLEATDRTFGFDTAVSTATDALDKLHSTAKSHDRVMVVEVMGRDSGWIALYSGISGGADIILIPEIPFKIESIYAKISDNELHNKHYSIVVVAEGARAEDGEVISKGQGEMGRSEVILGGVGEWVADQIRQRLKKDTRSLVLGHLQRGGSPTTFDRLLALRFGTAAVRLAEQGVFDHMVALASSTMTAVPIAEAIRHRKKVDLESDKVRTARDIGICLGD; encoded by the coding sequence ATGCGAAAAAAATTGCTTATTTCCACCGGCGGCGGCGATGCACCAGGGTTGAATGCCGTTATCTTTGCCGTGGTTACTTCAGCAACGAGGAAGGGATGGGAAGTGTACGGCAGCCGGGCAGGATACGGCGGACTTCTCGACCGGGATGATCTTGTTCGACTCATCCCCGAAGACGTGGAAGGTATTCTTTCACAGGGGGGGACCATTCTTGGTTCCACGAATAAGGGGAATCCCTTTTGTAAGCCAGTGGAAAATCTGGCCGGTGAGATTCAAATTGTTGATATCTCAGATAAGATTTTAGATAATTTCAACCGGATGGGCTTTTTTTGCCATATTGCCGTTGGAGGTGACGGCAGTTTGGATATTGCCCACCGCTTTGCTCAAAAAGGCATGCCGGTCATCGGTGTACCCAAGACGATTGATAATGATCTGGAGGCAACGGATCGAACCTTTGGTTTTGATACTGCTGTGTCCACTGCCACTGATGCCCTCGATAAACTGCATTCAACGGCCAAGTCGCATGATCGGGTCATGGTGGTTGAGGTTATGGGACGGGACTCCGGCTGGATTGCACTGTACTCGGGTATTTCCGGTGGAGCTGATATAATTCTCATTCCGGAAATACCTTTCAAGATTGAATCTATCTATGCCAAAATCAGTGATAATGAGCTCCATAACAAGCATTACTCGATTGTCGTCGTGGCGGAAGGAGCCCGCGCTGAGGATGGGGAGGTTATCAGCAAAGGGCAGGGGGAAATGGGGCGTTCGGAGGTGATTCTCGGTGGTGTGGGTGAGTGGGTTGCCGACCAGATTCGTCAGCGGCTGAAGAAGGATACCCGTTCCCTTGTGCTGGGACATTTGCAACGCGGTGGCTCACCCACAACATTTGACCGGTTGCTGGCCCTTCGTTTCGGCACAGCAGCAGTGCGTTTGGCTGAGCAGGGTGTCTTTGATCACATGGTGGCCTTGGCCTCGTCCACCATGACCGCAGTGCCTATTGCTGAAGCTATTCGACATCGGAAGAAAGTGGATCTGGAAAGCGATAAGGTACGCACAGCTCGCGATATCGGTATCTGTCTGGGCGATTAA